The DNA window CCACACTCTAGGGAGAGTCAACATGAAGCAGCCGTTCAAGTTATCGGTTCTGGCATTGAGCCTCGGACTCATGCCTGCCATCGCCATGGCCGACACCAATGCCGACATCCTCAAGGAGCTGCAAGCCTTGCAGGCCAAGGTGCAGCAACTCGAGGCCCAGGTGAAAACCCAGCAGGCGCAAATCAACGACAACCAAAAGGCGACGACCGAGGCGACCCAGGTCGCCAACCATGCGGACGTGCAAATCAGCGGCATCAAGCAGGCATCCGAGGGCTCCGGCCTGAAGGGCTTGACCATCACCGGCATGATCGCCCCGGCCTACGTCTACAACCAGGACCAGCAGGCCAGCTCCTTCGTCTTCCTCAACCGTTCCAACGGCGCGGCCGGCGGCAGCACCATTTACAACTACGACAACTCCTATTTCGGTGGCGCCTATATTTCCTTCGCCAAGGAAACCGAAGGCGGCACGAAGTGGACCCTGACCCTCGCGCCAGACCGCGGCGCTGGCAGCATCTTCAATGGCAGTTCCATCGTGCACGAGGCCTCGGTGTCCATGCCGCTGAACGGCGACAAGAACACGCGCCTGATCGCCGGCCAGATTCCCGACTGGGAAGGCTACGAATCCACCTGGGACAACCAGACCAAGGCCATCACCCACAACCTGTTGTTCGACTTCACCGAAGTCACGGCCTACACCGGCGCCGGCATGGACGTGACGCGCGGCAACTGGGAATGGAAGGCGATGTTGGCGAATGTCAATTCCGCGCGCTACTACTACAACGGCAACGGCGGTCGCGCCCCCGCCGCAGTGTTCCGTGCCGATTACAGCGTGCCCGGCTACGACAACGCCGACATCGGTTTCTGGGGCTTGGTGGGCAAGTTGCCGAATGCTGCATTAGCCGCCGCCAACCCCGCTGGCGACACCAACTCCAGCACGGCCATGTTCGAGGTCGATGGTTACGTGACCAAGGGCGACTGGGGCTATTACGGCCAGATCGGCTACGGCCAGCAAAGCCAAGCGGCCTATAACGGCGGTACCGCACGCTGGTATGGCTTGTCGGGCATGGGCACCTACAACTTCACGCCGCGCACCCTGGGTTTCGCACGCTTTGATTACTTGAACGATTCCAGGAATGGCGGTGGTTTGGTGGGTGGATTCAACGGGCCTG is part of the Thiomonas sp. X19 genome and encodes:
- a CDS encoding DUF3138 family protein, which produces MKQPFKLSVLALSLGLMPAIAMADTNADILKELQALQAKVQQLEAQVKTQQAQINDNQKATTEATQVANHADVQISGIKQASEGSGLKGLTITGMIAPAYVYNQDQQASSFVFLNRSNGAAGGSTIYNYDNSYFGGAYISFAKETEGGTKWTLTLAPDRGAGSIFNGSSIVHEASVSMPLNGDKNTRLIAGQIPDWEGYESTWDNQTKAITHNLLFDFTEVTAYTGAGMDVTRGNWEWKAMLANVNSARYYYNGNGGRAPAAVFRADYSVPGYDNADIGFWGLVGKLPNAALAAANPAGDTNSSTAMFEVDGYVTKGDWGYYGQIGYGQQSQAAYNGGTARWYGLSGMGTYNFTPRTLGFARFDYLNDSRNGGGLVGGFNGPDGINGFGPDPACVASGSTTCPGANRYALSLGMNYLYTQSTTLKLEYRYDRSSLNSFYNVSNGSYKNNNNLLAASVVVSF